A window of the Ostrea edulis chromosome 1, xbOstEdul1.1, whole genome shotgun sequence genome harbors these coding sequences:
- the LOC125660056 gene encoding uncharacterized protein LOC125660056 isoform X2, with amino-acid sequence MSEKIPEFEVITEDSVETTQKEEKCVDSVTNDNGVDVENAMESQANMDQGWAAKLLNPDKDKENLSRVCWMLNDVGTHSLRSVFDSIHPPLNLKDHLSQPHIRTVLQRLHEQGVLDDKQWKLLYPTKKKHTTSQQYDSRTLVTLLQTICHLCPPYPNGWSAAPLSADSSLSADIVRLQLMFQHVAEMKTISIEEYTSIWKQIREVLLRLGGPPIRVRLHRIENEVLDAEMQTHYINKVQENWSSNHKRLVFTPKSSGSRNSKGKTKRKNNTEHEGIPPEDKAVLMKTYKLFVDNIQAEDIIDRLQQNQVIKFSDRQEIFALNKRYERMQLLLDKILHSKLSYAFKALTDSIKFKYKKIHETVVQIRKETYKHGIRETVDVVGVATTALTNFYKNNYSKCSPFPWNDGVTCNIRDMYTPLDIMDSDGKRLHLSDFLPPVTSMGKGKRILLEGPSGSGKTILSHMVSYMWATQRSYFKNKYAVLLHVDLKKVNGDFQEEVHRNLLPGDFKLNSSEFFSMLEANSGEVLMILDGYDGKMNQRDLEEILTGTRLRQASIIVMMNPEIVSSPGFVPDSRLFSLGYSLNSVSRCMKTYLYHYKFNPENHQRLFDTVTDENWQFRPYITKPICCLLIFAIYQSSKNAKIADISGLTSLMEAYGFAMATQFCKRQKLDIIGLEFPEEVVKAIDQLSTFAFRTLNDEEYVFTEEGILNDTQNAIVFKLGAFFKLTPVSKWVFTCSLMHDFLAARHLSDYVLEEMISIIKDHRLMKQSRNNQLVMFTCGLYRNDHDTLVIRQLFSEMAIQNIRNTRVETEDSSISEDELRPVRPPSGRFQDFSQSLLSLAEAKFREDALEAVAQSFPPRTVIKRDGLLSYKSLLSLPQIMLHDTNRITHLEIYLIPVFICQIQLYTDFAESISKSEVLSHLKLVWSSMDVLARFLDAFMKTTKSIESVTLQDACKKPIKQVSAATWATLQNACQNMIKCQKFAFLHGKVAAISYFVLQHLPDTIQELDISGCVLNMMCASEVSAKVEHAASLEVLDISQTSLFGSEFVAVLQGLKLSNTMKILKLKGAKLDRVGVITLAECLKLTRTLQVLDLSYCELNTDMCKTLTDAIAENRSLRKLVLKNTKVTIEGRQAIIDPRLDQLVVVGLDDVVYGLHTMNVA; translated from the exons ggcaaacatggatcagGGTTGGGCAGCCAAATTGCTTAACCCAGACAAAGACAAGGAAAATCTGTCTCGCGTCTGCTGGATGTTGAATGACGTTGGCACTCATTCCCTACGATCGGTCTTCGACAGTATTCACCCACCTCTGAACTTAAAGGATCACCTATCTCAGCCTCACATTCGCACTGTTCTCCAACGGCTTCACGAGCAAGGCGTCCTGGACGATAAACAATGGAAACTTCTTTATCCGACCAAGAAGAAACACACGACCTCGCAGCAGTATGACAGTCGAACACTCGTGACTCTGCTGCAGACTATCTGTCACCTTTGCCCTCCATACCCGAACGGATGGTCAGCTGCTCCACTCTCTGCAGATAGCAGCCTTAGTGCTGATATTGTGCGATTGCAACTTATGTTCCAGCATGTTGCTGAAATGA AAACCATTTCTATTGAGGAATATACTTCAATCTGGAAACAGATCAGGGAGGTATTACTCCGACTTGGCGGGCCTCCTATCAGAGTGAGACTACATCGCATCGAAAACGAGGTTCTTGATGCCGAAATGCAGACTCACTATATTAACAAAGTGCAGGAAAACTGGAGCTCCAATCACAAACGCTTGGTCTTTACCCCCAAATCCTCCGGCTCAAGAAACTCGAAAGGGAAGACAAAACGCAAGAATAACACAGAACATGAAG GTATTCCCCCGGAGGACAAGGCAGTCCTAATGAAGACATACAAACTCTTTGTGGACAACATCCAAGCAGAAGACATCATCGATCGTCTGCAACAAAATCAAGTCATTAAATTTAGCGATAGACAGGAAATATTTGCCCTCAACAAAAGATACGAAAGGATGCAGCTCCTCCTTGACAAGATATTGCATTCGAAACTCTCCTACGCATTCAAGGCTTTGACTGATTCCATCAAATTTAAGTACAAGAAAATTCACGAAACTGTGGTGCAGATACGCAAAGAAACGTACAAACACGGGATTCGTGAGACAGTTG ACGTAGTGGGTGTTGCAACAACTGCGCTGACCAACTTCTACAAGAACAACTACAGCAAGTGTTCGCCATTCCCATGGAACGATGGTGTTACATGCAACATTCGCGATATGTACACACCTCTTGACATCATGGATTCAGATGG AAAACGACTGCACTTGAGTGACTTTCTTCCACCTGTGACTTCGATGGGTAAAGGTAAACGAATTCTTCTTGAGGGACCAAGTGGAAGTGGTAAAACCATTCTTAGTCATATGGTGTCATATATGTGGGCAACACAGAGAAGctactttaaaaacaaatacgcAGTTCTTCTCCATGTCGATCTGAAGAAGGTAAACGGGGATTTTCAGGAGGAGGTACATCGAAATCTCTTGCCTGGTGATTTCAAACTGAATTCATCGGAGTTTTTTTCCATGCTAGAGGCAAACTCAGGCGAAGTACTAATGATTTTGGATGGTTACGATGGTAAAATGAACCAGAGAGATTTAGAAGAAATACTTACAGGTACTCGTCTACGTCAAGCTAGTATCATTGTCATGATGAATCCTGAGATCGTTTCATCACCAGGATTCGTTCCAGATTCTCGACTGTTTTCGTTAGGATATAGTTTAAACAGTGTTAGCAGATgcatgaaaacatatctgtatCACTACAAATTCAATCCAGAGAATCATCAGAGACTGTTTGATACCGTAACGGATGAAAATTGGCAATTCAGACCATATATCACCAAACCAATTTGCTGTTTACTGATCTTCGCTATATACCAGTCCTCGAAAAACGCCAAAATCGCCGACATTTCAGGATTAACTTCCCTTATGGAAGCATACGGTTTTGCGATGGCCACGCAGTTCTGCAAAAGACAAAAACTTGACATAATTGGTTTGGAATTCCCAGAGGAGGTGGTGAAGGCAATTGATCAACTGAGTACATTTGCATTCAGAACATTGAATGACGAGGAATATGTGTTTACAGAGGAGGGTATACTTAACGACACTCAAAATGCGATTGTCTTCAAATTGGGTGCGTTTTTTAAACTCACACCGGTGTCCAAATGGGTATTTACTTGTAGCCTAATGCACGATTTTCTGGCAGCAAGACATTTGTCTGATTATGTTCTAGAGGAGATGATAAGTATCATCAAGGATCATCGCCTGATGAAACAGTCACGGAACAACCAGTTAGTGATGTTTACATGCGGCTTGTACAGAAACGACCACGACACTTTGGTCATCCGTCAGCTTTTCTCAGAAATGGCGATCCAGAACATCCGCAACACAAGAGTTGAGACTGAGGATTCAAGCATCTCGGAAGACGAGTTGAGACCGGTGCGACCTCCAAGTGGAAGGTTCCAGGATTTTTCCCAGAGTCTGTTGAGTCTGGCGGAAGCTAAGTTTCGGGAGGATGCCCTTGAGGCTGTTGCTCAGTCGTTCCCACCTCGAACCGTTATCAAACGCGATGGACTACTGTCGTACAAAAGCCTTCTTTCTCTTCCGCAAATCATGCTTCACGACACAAACCGTATTACGCATTTAGAAATTTATCTCATCCCCGTTTTTATATGTCAAATTCAACTCTACACTGACTTCGCAGAAAGTATTTCCAAAAGCGAGGTCCTATCCCACTTAAAACTGGTGTGGAGTTCAATGGATGTGTTAGCTAGATTTCTAGATGCATTTATGAAAACGACGAAATCTATAGAATCGGTTACACTACAAGATGCGTGCAAAAAACCAATAAAACAAGTGTCTGCTGCAACATGGGCAACACTGCAGAATGCTTgtcaaaatatgataaaatgCCAGAAATTTGCATTCCTACACGGCAAAGTGGCAGCTATTTCttattttgttttgcaacatcTTCCAGACACCATCCAGGAATTGGATATCTCGGGTTGTGTGCTAAATATGATGTGCGCCTCCGAAGTAAGTGCGAAAGTCGAACACGCTGCCTCACTGGAGGTTTTAGACATTAGCCAGACAAGTTTATTTGGATCGGAATTTGTAGCTGTGCTGCAAGGACTGAAACTTAGCAACAcgatgaaaattctgaaactcAAAGGTGCAAAGCTAGACCGCGTTGGTGTCATCACTTTAGCAGAGTGTCTGAAATTAACACGAACTCTTCAGGTTTTAGATCTCAGTTACTGTGAACTCAACACTGACATGTGCAAAACGCTTACGGACGCAATCGCAGAAAATCGCAGTCTTCGAAAACTGGTGCTCAAAAACACGAAAGTGACAATAGAAGGGAGACAAGCAATAATTGATCCAAGGCTGGACCAACTAGTAGTTGTCGGACTTGATGATGTGGTCTACGGACTGCATACCATGAATGTCGCATAG
- the LOC125660056 gene encoding uncharacterized protein LOC125660056 isoform X3, giving the protein MDQGWAAKLLNPDKDKENLSRVCWMLNDVGTHSLRSVFDSIHPPLNLKDHLSQPHIRTVLQRLHEQGVLDDKQWKLLYPTKKKHTTSQQYDSRTLVTLLQTICHLCPPYPNGWSAAPLSADSSLSADIVRLQLMFQHVAEMKTISIEEYTSIWKQIREVLLRLGGPPIRVRLHRIENEVLDAEMQTHYINKVQENWSSNHKRLVFTPKSSGSRNSKGKTKRKNNTEHEGIPPEDKAVLMKTYKLFVDNIQAEDIIDRLQQNQVIKFSDRQEIFALNKRYERMQLLLDKILHSKLSYAFKALTDSIKFKYKKIHETVVQIRKETYKHGIRETVDVVGVATTALTNFYKNNYSKCSPFPWNDGVTCNIRDMYTPLDIMDSDGKRLHLSDFLPPVTSMGKGKRILLEGPSGSGKTILSHMVSYMWATQRSYFKNKYAVLLHVDLKKVNGDFQEEVHRNLLPGDFKLNSSEFFSMLEANSGEVLMILDGYDGKMNQRDLEEILTGTRLRQASIIVMMNPEIVSSPGFVPDSRLFSLGYSLNSVSRCMKTYLYHYKFNPENHQRLFDTVTDENWQFRPYITKPICCLLIFAIYQSSKNAKIADISGLTSLMEAYGFAMATQFCKRQKLDIIGLEFPEEVVKAIDQLSTFAFRTLNDEEYVFTEEGILNDTQNAIVFKLGAFFKLTPVSKWVFTCSLMHDFLAARHLSDYVLEEMISIIKDHRLMKQSRNNQLVMFTCGLYRNDHDTLVIRQLFSEMAIQNIRNTRVETEDSSISEDELRPVRPPSGRFQDFSQSLLSLAEAKFREDALEAVAQSFPPRTVIKRDGLLSYKSLLSLPQIMLHDTNRITHLEIYLIPVFICQIQLYTDFAESISKSEVLSHLKLVWSSMDVLARFLDAFMKTTKSIESVTLQDACKKPIKQVSAATWATLQNACQNMIKCQKFAFLHGKVAAISYFVLQHLPDTIQELDISGCVLNMMCASEVSAKVEHAASLEVLDISQTSLFGSEFVAVLQGLKLSNTMKILKLKGAKLDRVGVITLAECLKLTRTLQVLDLSYCELNTDMCKTLTDAIAENRSLRKLVLKNTKVTIEGRQAIIDPRLDQLVVVGLDDVVYGLHTMNVA; this is encoded by the exons atggatcagGGTTGGGCAGCCAAATTGCTTAACCCAGACAAAGACAAGGAAAATCTGTCTCGCGTCTGCTGGATGTTGAATGACGTTGGCACTCATTCCCTACGATCGGTCTTCGACAGTATTCACCCACCTCTGAACTTAAAGGATCACCTATCTCAGCCTCACATTCGCACTGTTCTCCAACGGCTTCACGAGCAAGGCGTCCTGGACGATAAACAATGGAAACTTCTTTATCCGACCAAGAAGAAACACACGACCTCGCAGCAGTATGACAGTCGAACACTCGTGACTCTGCTGCAGACTATCTGTCACCTTTGCCCTCCATACCCGAACGGATGGTCAGCTGCTCCACTCTCTGCAGATAGCAGCCTTAGTGCTGATATTGTGCGATTGCAACTTATGTTCCAGCATGTTGCTGAAATGA AAACCATTTCTATTGAGGAATATACTTCAATCTGGAAACAGATCAGGGAGGTATTACTCCGACTTGGCGGGCCTCCTATCAGAGTGAGACTACATCGCATCGAAAACGAGGTTCTTGATGCCGAAATGCAGACTCACTATATTAACAAAGTGCAGGAAAACTGGAGCTCCAATCACAAACGCTTGGTCTTTACCCCCAAATCCTCCGGCTCAAGAAACTCGAAAGGGAAGACAAAACGCAAGAATAACACAGAACATGAAG GTATTCCCCCGGAGGACAAGGCAGTCCTAATGAAGACATACAAACTCTTTGTGGACAACATCCAAGCAGAAGACATCATCGATCGTCTGCAACAAAATCAAGTCATTAAATTTAGCGATAGACAGGAAATATTTGCCCTCAACAAAAGATACGAAAGGATGCAGCTCCTCCTTGACAAGATATTGCATTCGAAACTCTCCTACGCATTCAAGGCTTTGACTGATTCCATCAAATTTAAGTACAAGAAAATTCACGAAACTGTGGTGCAGATACGCAAAGAAACGTACAAACACGGGATTCGTGAGACAGTTG ACGTAGTGGGTGTTGCAACAACTGCGCTGACCAACTTCTACAAGAACAACTACAGCAAGTGTTCGCCATTCCCATGGAACGATGGTGTTACATGCAACATTCGCGATATGTACACACCTCTTGACATCATGGATTCAGATGG AAAACGACTGCACTTGAGTGACTTTCTTCCACCTGTGACTTCGATGGGTAAAGGTAAACGAATTCTTCTTGAGGGACCAAGTGGAAGTGGTAAAACCATTCTTAGTCATATGGTGTCATATATGTGGGCAACACAGAGAAGctactttaaaaacaaatacgcAGTTCTTCTCCATGTCGATCTGAAGAAGGTAAACGGGGATTTTCAGGAGGAGGTACATCGAAATCTCTTGCCTGGTGATTTCAAACTGAATTCATCGGAGTTTTTTTCCATGCTAGAGGCAAACTCAGGCGAAGTACTAATGATTTTGGATGGTTACGATGGTAAAATGAACCAGAGAGATTTAGAAGAAATACTTACAGGTACTCGTCTACGTCAAGCTAGTATCATTGTCATGATGAATCCTGAGATCGTTTCATCACCAGGATTCGTTCCAGATTCTCGACTGTTTTCGTTAGGATATAGTTTAAACAGTGTTAGCAGATgcatgaaaacatatctgtatCACTACAAATTCAATCCAGAGAATCATCAGAGACTGTTTGATACCGTAACGGATGAAAATTGGCAATTCAGACCATATATCACCAAACCAATTTGCTGTTTACTGATCTTCGCTATATACCAGTCCTCGAAAAACGCCAAAATCGCCGACATTTCAGGATTAACTTCCCTTATGGAAGCATACGGTTTTGCGATGGCCACGCAGTTCTGCAAAAGACAAAAACTTGACATAATTGGTTTGGAATTCCCAGAGGAGGTGGTGAAGGCAATTGATCAACTGAGTACATTTGCATTCAGAACATTGAATGACGAGGAATATGTGTTTACAGAGGAGGGTATACTTAACGACACTCAAAATGCGATTGTCTTCAAATTGGGTGCGTTTTTTAAACTCACACCGGTGTCCAAATGGGTATTTACTTGTAGCCTAATGCACGATTTTCTGGCAGCAAGACATTTGTCTGATTATGTTCTAGAGGAGATGATAAGTATCATCAAGGATCATCGCCTGATGAAACAGTCACGGAACAACCAGTTAGTGATGTTTACATGCGGCTTGTACAGAAACGACCACGACACTTTGGTCATCCGTCAGCTTTTCTCAGAAATGGCGATCCAGAACATCCGCAACACAAGAGTTGAGACTGAGGATTCAAGCATCTCGGAAGACGAGTTGAGACCGGTGCGACCTCCAAGTGGAAGGTTCCAGGATTTTTCCCAGAGTCTGTTGAGTCTGGCGGAAGCTAAGTTTCGGGAGGATGCCCTTGAGGCTGTTGCTCAGTCGTTCCCACCTCGAACCGTTATCAAACGCGATGGACTACTGTCGTACAAAAGCCTTCTTTCTCTTCCGCAAATCATGCTTCACGACACAAACCGTATTACGCATTTAGAAATTTATCTCATCCCCGTTTTTATATGTCAAATTCAACTCTACACTGACTTCGCAGAAAGTATTTCCAAAAGCGAGGTCCTATCCCACTTAAAACTGGTGTGGAGTTCAATGGATGTGTTAGCTAGATTTCTAGATGCATTTATGAAAACGACGAAATCTATAGAATCGGTTACACTACAAGATGCGTGCAAAAAACCAATAAAACAAGTGTCTGCTGCAACATGGGCAACACTGCAGAATGCTTgtcaaaatatgataaaatgCCAGAAATTTGCATTCCTACACGGCAAAGTGGCAGCTATTTCttattttgttttgcaacatcTTCCAGACACCATCCAGGAATTGGATATCTCGGGTTGTGTGCTAAATATGATGTGCGCCTCCGAAGTAAGTGCGAAAGTCGAACACGCTGCCTCACTGGAGGTTTTAGACATTAGCCAGACAAGTTTATTTGGATCGGAATTTGTAGCTGTGCTGCAAGGACTGAAACTTAGCAACAcgatgaaaattctgaaactcAAAGGTGCAAAGCTAGACCGCGTTGGTGTCATCACTTTAGCAGAGTGTCTGAAATTAACACGAACTCTTCAGGTTTTAGATCTCAGTTACTGTGAACTCAACACTGACATGTGCAAAACGCTTACGGACGCAATCGCAGAAAATCGCAGTCTTCGAAAACTGGTGCTCAAAAACACGAAAGTGACAATAGAAGGGAGACAAGCAATAATTGATCCAAGGCTGGACCAACTAGTAGTTGTCGGACTTGATGATGTGGTCTACGGACTGCATACCATGAATGTCGCATAG
- the LOC125660056 gene encoding uncharacterized protein LOC125660056 isoform X1 codes for MRESHRRKPSLPALAPSIPPVFVNGPAVLKSASSPNQESTTKFQGHYETEFIMANMDQGWAAKLLNPDKDKENLSRVCWMLNDVGTHSLRSVFDSIHPPLNLKDHLSQPHIRTVLQRLHEQGVLDDKQWKLLYPTKKKHTTSQQYDSRTLVTLLQTICHLCPPYPNGWSAAPLSADSSLSADIVRLQLMFQHVAEMKTISIEEYTSIWKQIREVLLRLGGPPIRVRLHRIENEVLDAEMQTHYINKVQENWSSNHKRLVFTPKSSGSRNSKGKTKRKNNTEHEGIPPEDKAVLMKTYKLFVDNIQAEDIIDRLQQNQVIKFSDRQEIFALNKRYERMQLLLDKILHSKLSYAFKALTDSIKFKYKKIHETVVQIRKETYKHGIRETVDVVGVATTALTNFYKNNYSKCSPFPWNDGVTCNIRDMYTPLDIMDSDGKRLHLSDFLPPVTSMGKGKRILLEGPSGSGKTILSHMVSYMWATQRSYFKNKYAVLLHVDLKKVNGDFQEEVHRNLLPGDFKLNSSEFFSMLEANSGEVLMILDGYDGKMNQRDLEEILTGTRLRQASIIVMMNPEIVSSPGFVPDSRLFSLGYSLNSVSRCMKTYLYHYKFNPENHQRLFDTVTDENWQFRPYITKPICCLLIFAIYQSSKNAKIADISGLTSLMEAYGFAMATQFCKRQKLDIIGLEFPEEVVKAIDQLSTFAFRTLNDEEYVFTEEGILNDTQNAIVFKLGAFFKLTPVSKWVFTCSLMHDFLAARHLSDYVLEEMISIIKDHRLMKQSRNNQLVMFTCGLYRNDHDTLVIRQLFSEMAIQNIRNTRVETEDSSISEDELRPVRPPSGRFQDFSQSLLSLAEAKFREDALEAVAQSFPPRTVIKRDGLLSYKSLLSLPQIMLHDTNRITHLEIYLIPVFICQIQLYTDFAESISKSEVLSHLKLVWSSMDVLARFLDAFMKTTKSIESVTLQDACKKPIKQVSAATWATLQNACQNMIKCQKFAFLHGKVAAISYFVLQHLPDTIQELDISGCVLNMMCASEVSAKVEHAASLEVLDISQTSLFGSEFVAVLQGLKLSNTMKILKLKGAKLDRVGVITLAECLKLTRTLQVLDLSYCELNTDMCKTLTDAIAENRSLRKLVLKNTKVTIEGRQAIIDPRLDQLVVVGLDDVVYGLHTMNVA; via the exons ggcaaacatggatcagGGTTGGGCAGCCAAATTGCTTAACCCAGACAAAGACAAGGAAAATCTGTCTCGCGTCTGCTGGATGTTGAATGACGTTGGCACTCATTCCCTACGATCGGTCTTCGACAGTATTCACCCACCTCTGAACTTAAAGGATCACCTATCTCAGCCTCACATTCGCACTGTTCTCCAACGGCTTCACGAGCAAGGCGTCCTGGACGATAAACAATGGAAACTTCTTTATCCGACCAAGAAGAAACACACGACCTCGCAGCAGTATGACAGTCGAACACTCGTGACTCTGCTGCAGACTATCTGTCACCTTTGCCCTCCATACCCGAACGGATGGTCAGCTGCTCCACTCTCTGCAGATAGCAGCCTTAGTGCTGATATTGTGCGATTGCAACTTATGTTCCAGCATGTTGCTGAAATGA AAACCATTTCTATTGAGGAATATACTTCAATCTGGAAACAGATCAGGGAGGTATTACTCCGACTTGGCGGGCCTCCTATCAGAGTGAGACTACATCGCATCGAAAACGAGGTTCTTGATGCCGAAATGCAGACTCACTATATTAACAAAGTGCAGGAAAACTGGAGCTCCAATCACAAACGCTTGGTCTTTACCCCCAAATCCTCCGGCTCAAGAAACTCGAAAGGGAAGACAAAACGCAAGAATAACACAGAACATGAAG GTATTCCCCCGGAGGACAAGGCAGTCCTAATGAAGACATACAAACTCTTTGTGGACAACATCCAAGCAGAAGACATCATCGATCGTCTGCAACAAAATCAAGTCATTAAATTTAGCGATAGACAGGAAATATTTGCCCTCAACAAAAGATACGAAAGGATGCAGCTCCTCCTTGACAAGATATTGCATTCGAAACTCTCCTACGCATTCAAGGCTTTGACTGATTCCATCAAATTTAAGTACAAGAAAATTCACGAAACTGTGGTGCAGATACGCAAAGAAACGTACAAACACGGGATTCGTGAGACAGTTG ACGTAGTGGGTGTTGCAACAACTGCGCTGACCAACTTCTACAAGAACAACTACAGCAAGTGTTCGCCATTCCCATGGAACGATGGTGTTACATGCAACATTCGCGATATGTACACACCTCTTGACATCATGGATTCAGATGG AAAACGACTGCACTTGAGTGACTTTCTTCCACCTGTGACTTCGATGGGTAAAGGTAAACGAATTCTTCTTGAGGGACCAAGTGGAAGTGGTAAAACCATTCTTAGTCATATGGTGTCATATATGTGGGCAACACAGAGAAGctactttaaaaacaaatacgcAGTTCTTCTCCATGTCGATCTGAAGAAGGTAAACGGGGATTTTCAGGAGGAGGTACATCGAAATCTCTTGCCTGGTGATTTCAAACTGAATTCATCGGAGTTTTTTTCCATGCTAGAGGCAAACTCAGGCGAAGTACTAATGATTTTGGATGGTTACGATGGTAAAATGAACCAGAGAGATTTAGAAGAAATACTTACAGGTACTCGTCTACGTCAAGCTAGTATCATTGTCATGATGAATCCTGAGATCGTTTCATCACCAGGATTCGTTCCAGATTCTCGACTGTTTTCGTTAGGATATAGTTTAAACAGTGTTAGCAGATgcatgaaaacatatctgtatCACTACAAATTCAATCCAGAGAATCATCAGAGACTGTTTGATACCGTAACGGATGAAAATTGGCAATTCAGACCATATATCACCAAACCAATTTGCTGTTTACTGATCTTCGCTATATACCAGTCCTCGAAAAACGCCAAAATCGCCGACATTTCAGGATTAACTTCCCTTATGGAAGCATACGGTTTTGCGATGGCCACGCAGTTCTGCAAAAGACAAAAACTTGACATAATTGGTTTGGAATTCCCAGAGGAGGTGGTGAAGGCAATTGATCAACTGAGTACATTTGCATTCAGAACATTGAATGACGAGGAATATGTGTTTACAGAGGAGGGTATACTTAACGACACTCAAAATGCGATTGTCTTCAAATTGGGTGCGTTTTTTAAACTCACACCGGTGTCCAAATGGGTATTTACTTGTAGCCTAATGCACGATTTTCTGGCAGCAAGACATTTGTCTGATTATGTTCTAGAGGAGATGATAAGTATCATCAAGGATCATCGCCTGATGAAACAGTCACGGAACAACCAGTTAGTGATGTTTACATGCGGCTTGTACAGAAACGACCACGACACTTTGGTCATCCGTCAGCTTTTCTCAGAAATGGCGATCCAGAACATCCGCAACACAAGAGTTGAGACTGAGGATTCAAGCATCTCGGAAGACGAGTTGAGACCGGTGCGACCTCCAAGTGGAAGGTTCCAGGATTTTTCCCAGAGTCTGTTGAGTCTGGCGGAAGCTAAGTTTCGGGAGGATGCCCTTGAGGCTGTTGCTCAGTCGTTCCCACCTCGAACCGTTATCAAACGCGATGGACTACTGTCGTACAAAAGCCTTCTTTCTCTTCCGCAAATCATGCTTCACGACACAAACCGTATTACGCATTTAGAAATTTATCTCATCCCCGTTTTTATATGTCAAATTCAACTCTACACTGACTTCGCAGAAAGTATTTCCAAAAGCGAGGTCCTATCCCACTTAAAACTGGTGTGGAGTTCAATGGATGTGTTAGCTAGATTTCTAGATGCATTTATGAAAACGACGAAATCTATAGAATCGGTTACACTACAAGATGCGTGCAAAAAACCAATAAAACAAGTGTCTGCTGCAACATGGGCAACACTGCAGAATGCTTgtcaaaatatgataaaatgCCAGAAATTTGCATTCCTACACGGCAAAGTGGCAGCTATTTCttattttgttttgcaacatcTTCCAGACACCATCCAGGAATTGGATATCTCGGGTTGTGTGCTAAATATGATGTGCGCCTCCGAAGTAAGTGCGAAAGTCGAACACGCTGCCTCACTGGAGGTTTTAGACATTAGCCAGACAAGTTTATTTGGATCGGAATTTGTAGCTGTGCTGCAAGGACTGAAACTTAGCAACAcgatgaaaattctgaaactcAAAGGTGCAAAGCTAGACCGCGTTGGTGTCATCACTTTAGCAGAGTGTCTGAAATTAACACGAACTCTTCAGGTTTTAGATCTCAGTTACTGTGAACTCAACACTGACATGTGCAAAACGCTTACGGACGCAATCGCAGAAAATCGCAGTCTTCGAAAACTGGTGCTCAAAAACACGAAAGTGACAATAGAAGGGAGACAAGCAATAATTGATCCAAGGCTGGACCAACTAGTAGTTGTCGGACTTGATGATGTGGTCTACGGACTGCATACCATGAATGTCGCATAG